The segment CCCGTTTTGTTATTATTTATTTTGATTCTTAAGGAGGAGTCATGGCGTTTTATTTTCAGAACCTTGATGACTTAACTAGGCAGAAGATGCTTGAGGAAGTAGAACTTGATGTTGAACGTGGTTGTCTGTATATAAGCCCAAGGTTGCGCGTGGGTACTGAGGAAATCTTTAAAAATCTCCTTATTGATGCAGCTAAATATCATAATGAAGATTGGCTTGCAGAGCAAATCGAAACAAGGGGTTTACTAAAAACCCGTGAGACTTATACTAGAAATGGAATAACTAGAGAAAGAGCTGTTCAACGAAATGCACACACTATGCTAGCTGAGGGAGAGTTTAATCGTTTTTATGTCCGTGCTATTTGTAAAAGAGTTCTGGAACAAGGACTAAATGTTGTAATTGTCTACAGAGGCAAAGAGGTATCTAATCCTAGGCCTGAATCTGAGTTAAAGATAGGCACCAGAATTGATGCGCAAAGTCTCCTCGATGATTTACGGGATCATCCTGGAGTAGATACTGCACTTGGTTTACCACCAGGCCCTAATTCGGGATTAACAGTTACAGTCCCAGCCTAGTAGATAAGAGGTACAAGTAACTTTGGAAATTTTCATTAGTTGGTCAGGTGCAATAGGGAGAAAGATTGCAGTTGCATTAAAGGATTGGATACCTTTATTACTCCAAGATGTTGATGTCAATATCTCTCCTGACATTGAGAAGGGTGAAGTATGGTTTGATAGACTAATGAAAATGCTCATTGAATCAAAATTTGGAATAATTTGTGTAACAAAAGAGAGCTTAGTTTCACCATGGGTTAATTTTGAAGTCGGAGTTATAGCAAGTGTTCAGAAGAAAAATGTAGCACCATTTATATTTAATGTTGACGTTAGTATATTAGCCGATAATCCTTTACATTTATTTCAATATGTACAGAACAAAAAAGATAGCATAAAAGAATTAATACTAGACATTAATAAGAAATTAGAAAATCCTGTCAATGATAAAATTATAATAAGGCACTTTGAAAATTATTATCCAGAATTAGAAGAAAAAATTAATTTGTATCTCAAAGAAGAACAAGAGGGCAAAAAAGAAACAAAGAAAGAAATTACAAATGAAATTATTTATAATGAATTAAATAGAATTCGTATGATATTAAATGAGTTATCCGAAAGAAATCGAATAGATAGTTTAACAGGTTTAACCAGTAGACTTTGGAATAATATCCCTGTAAGTAGTAGTGAGCAGGTGAAAATGCTTGCTGAAGCATTGAGCAAAGACATCAAGCTGGATAAAAATAAATAATCTTTGAAACTAACGCGGCCTTTATTAGGGTGGTGGGTTGTCCTTTTTTTTTATTTATGACCGAAATTCGTTACTATCATCTAAATCTGGCCAAGAACCCGGCGGGGGTGGCGGGATGCCACGCCGCGCAGGTCTGCGTGGGCGGGGACGCCCTCGCCTTCCATGAAAAAGTTCCCGGCTACGCGCCGACGCCGCTCGTGCAACTGCCCGGGCTGGCGGCGGAGCTCGATCTGGCCTCCATCCACGTCAAGGACGAGGCGCACCGCTTCGGGACGAAGGCCTTCAAGGCGCTGGGCGCCTCCTACGCCGTTCATCGGTTCCTGGAGGAAAATCCCGGCGACCATGTCTTCTGCACCGCCTCGGACGGGAACCACGGGATGGCGGTGGCGTGGTCGGCGCGGCTGTTCGACCGGAAGGCCGAGGTCTTCATGCCGAAAGGAACCGTCCCGGCCCGCGTCCGGCGCATCGAGAACCTCGGCGCCCGGGTGACGGTCGTGGACGGCGACTACGACGCCGCGGTGCGCGCCGCCGCCCGCGAATCAAAGAAACACGGCTGGGTCCTCGTCCAGGACACCGCCTGGGAGGGTTTTTCCGAAATCCCGACCCGCATCATGGCCGGCTACGTCACCATGTTCCGCGAGTTGGAGGACGAACTGTTCCCCCCCGGCGGACCGGTCGTGGACGCGGTCTTCCTCCAGGCCGGGGTGGGGAGCTGGGCCGCGGCGGCGGTCGCTTACCTCGCCGGGCGCTACGGCGACCGGATGCCTAAAATCGTTTGCGTGGAGCCGACGGGGGCGGACTGCTGCCTGGCCTCGGCGCGGGCCGGCCGGCGGGTGAGCCTGCCGGGGGCGGAGACCATCATGGCCGGGTTGAACTGCGGCACGCCATCCCTCATGGCCTGGCCGATTCTCGCCGCCGGGACGGACCTCTTCCTCGCCCTCCCCGACGACTGCGCCCGCGAGGCGATGCGGGCCTATTACCATTCCAAAAAGGACGACCCGCGTGTTGTCTCCGGTGAATCGGGCGCGGCGGGACTGGCCGCGCTCCTGGCCCTTCTACGCGTCCCGGAATTAGAAAAGCCCAGGCGGTTCCTGGGTCTGGGCGAAACGTCGCGGGTTCTCTTGTTCAATACCGAGGGCGACACCGACCCGGAAGGTTTTTCCAAAATCGTCGGCGCTCGGGCTACCTCTCCTCCTGAAACGGTTCCTCGGCTGAGTCGGTGAAGAGGTCGTCGGGAGTCATCCCGGAAAGAATCAGCTCCTTCAGCTCCGTGTAGCAGAAAATCGTAACGCCGTCCGCGCCCGCCGCCCGGACGGCATCTATGTGCGACCGCAACACGGCCGGGTCCAGCGGCTTCGACCCGTCCGAGTCGTTACCCAGAGCGATGCCGGTGTAAACGAGGCCGTCGCCCGCGTGCGCCACGGCGTCCGCCGTCTGCCGCTCGATGACCCCCGCCTTGAGCGAGTAGGACATGGGGAGCACCAGGTCGATCAGGCCCTCCTCCAGCCAGCGTCCCCAATCCTGACACACCCCGTCGTAGGCGTCCCCGGCGCGGTCGGCGAACACCGCCGCCGAGACGATTATTTCCGGGTTGATCTCCCGTGCCTCGCGCTGCACACGATCCACGAACTCGGTGATATTGTCCCGGCGCCAGGCCCGCCATGTCTCGTCCGCCGGGTTGGGATCCAGGCCGGTCCGCACCCAGTACTCGCTCACGGCGATGGGCGTGAAGCCCATGTCCGGCCCCTCATAGCGCACGTAGTCCAGGTGCAGCCCATCCACATCGTAGTTGGACACGATGTCCAGGAGCACCGAGGCGGTGTAGTCGCGCACCTCGGGGATGCCCGGGTCGAGCCAGGCCCGGTGCCCGACGCCCATCCGGTTTCCCCACCGGTCGCAGGAGACCCACTCGGGGTGACGGTTGACCACGTGGTTCTCGTCCTGGGGGGCGAAGCCGCCGGTGACCTCGAAGCAGGTGACCCAGGCGTGGACCGAAAGGCCCCAGGCGTGTCCCTCCTCCACGGCCAGCGCCAAAGGGTCGAAGTCCTCGGGCTGGCCCTTCATATAAATGGAGCGCGGCTCGGGATTGGCGTAGTAGGAGGTGTAGCGGTGGGGGATGTACAGGGCGTCGCCGCGGTAGCGCACCTGAACGAAGATGGCGTTGAAGCGGTACTCGGCGGCCTGGATGACGGCGCTTCGCACGGCGGAGGGGCTGGTGAGCTCCCAGGCGGGAATCCAGAGCCCCCTCCCCTCGACGGCGGACTCGGTCTCGGCCGCCGCCATCGTTAAAAGGGCGCTCGTCAATAAAAGCGCCGCTGCCCGCTTCACGCCGGTGATGGGTTTCCTCATGGGTGACGCCCCTGCCCGCTGGATCCGCCGGGGACGGTTTTAGTATCCCAGGTTGTGGAAGTACTCGGTCAGCGATTCGCAGTTGCGGCGGAGCGAGGCGATGAAGTAAGCCCCCCGCTCGAACTGCCCGTCCAGGAAGACGGCGATGGTGGTGGATACCTTGTTGTAGATGTCGTAGATCAGGCTTTTCAGCGCCTCGTTGACATCCCCGGGTGTGTCGAGGATCCCGCGGTCGGTGAGGTCCGCGATCCAGAACGACAGGTCGCCGTTGAGGCGCTCCAGCAGGTCCTTCGTCTGGGGGAAGAGGGCGAGAATCTCCTCGTCGGTCTTCTCGGTCACGATTCCGTAGGCGCGGGCGAGGTCGAAGAGCTCGTTGGCGTAACCCCAGAGCACGCTCTCGTTGGGCGGTAGCTCGTACCCTGGAGCCTCGGCGGCGACCGCGGGCAGGAACACGGCGAGGATGGCGATGGCGAAGCAGCGTATGTGCATGATAATCTTCACTGTTGAGACAAGGGGGTTTGCCGGGGGCATAGCTCGGTTCGCCGGGGGCGTAGCTCGCTAAAGCTCGGTTCGCTCGGTTAAGCCCCTTGCCCTTCCATTTAAGTCAAGAATAGCCAGTAGTTCAGGGTGACCATGCCGATGCCTAAAAGAGCCCCGGCCACAATCTCTCTCCAGGTGTGCACGCCTCGTCGGATGCGCGCGTCGGCGATAATCAGCGCCAGGAGGAATACGAGCACCGAAACCAGCGGGTTCTCGGTCACCAGGGTGACGATGGCGAAGACGGCGAAGCTGACCGCGGAATGGCCCGAGGGCATCCCCCCGTGGAGCGGAGCTCCTCGACCGACCAGAACCTTGCCCAGGATGACCAGCACTATCACCAGGGTGAAGCTGATCAGGGTGACGTACTCGGGGCTGCCCTTGACGGCGCGGATGGCCGAGAAGATGTGGGGCTTCAGATCCTTGAACAGGACCAGATAGCCGACGATGATCGCCGTGATGGCCGCGATGAAGACCGCCCCCGCCGAGATATCCTTCACCAGCTTGGCCAGGGGGTGGTAGGCGGTGGTCATCAGGTCCAGTGCCTTCTCCACCGCCGTGTTGATGAGCTCCGTCACCAGGACGAAAGCCACCGACAGGATTATCAGGACGAGGTCGCTCCGGTCTATGTTCAAAAACAGCGACCCGGCGATGGCCAGGACGCCGACGAGGAAGTGGACGCGGATGTTGCGCTCGGTCTTGAGGGTGTAGATTATCCCTTCGAGGGCGTTGTTGAAGGACTGGGACATCCGGGGCTTGGTCCCGATCGTGCTCCGACGCCGGTTCGCCGGGGGCGTAGCTCGCTGCGCTCGGTTCCCCGGTTTACCGTCGGTCGCGGGGGCCCCTTTGGGCGCGGTCGGACCGTCGGTCGTCCCGCCGGGCGCATTTTCCTTTTGCCGGGGCATTACTCGCTTCGCTTCCTTTTTACCGGGAACGTTACTCGGTTCGCCGGGGGCGTAGCTCGCTTCGCTCGGTTCGCTTCGTTTTGCCGGAGGCATTACTCCACTACGCTTCGTTTCCGGTTTCCGCTCTCCCGGGGCATCGGCTACCCTCAAGCCCTCACAGGTAGACAAGGGGTTTTGCCGGAGGCATAACTCGCTTCGCTCGGTTAAACCCCTTGCCTCTTCGTGTAGGCGGAAAGCCACTCGTGGTCGGCCGTCAGCACCGCCTTGGCCATCATCCCGTCCCGCCCCCGCACGTCGGCGTCCAGGTATCCCAACAGGTGCAACACCCCGTGGGCGACGAGGATGGCCAGCTCCCGCCCCAGGCTGTGGCCCTGTTCTCCGGCCTGGCGCACGGCGGCCTCCACGTTCACGAAGACGTCCCCCAGGAGCTCCGGCTCCTCCCCGGACGGCTCATCCCCCTCGCCGGGCTGCAGATCGAAGGCCAGCACGTCGGTGGTTTCACCCGTTCCGGTGTAGGTCTCGTTGAGCCGGGCCATCTGGACGTCGTCGAAGAGCACGACGGCGATGCTGCGCTCAGGCGCCTCATCGAGGGTGAGCGTCAGCACCGCCGCCCGCCGGGGCAGCTCGGGGTCCACCCAGACCACCTTTTGGTGGTCGTGTATCAGGACTTCGTAGTTCCGGCTCAACTGTGTTCCACCGACTGGGTTGGTATCGGGATTCCGGCTCTTTTTGAAAAATCTTCCGCCACCGCGAAATATTATCAGACGGCTGGACTCGTCGAGGGGACTTTCGACCGTATCACCCCGGCCGGTTTTGCATCCCCCGCCG is part of the bacterium genome and harbors:
- a CDS encoding TIR domain-containing protein, translating into MEIFISWSGAIGRKIAVALKDWIPLLLQDVDVNISPDIEKGEVWFDRLMKMLIESKFGIICVTKESLVSPWVNFEVGVIASVQKKNVAPFIFNVDVSILADNPLHLFQYVQNKKDSIKELILDINKKLENPVNDKIIIRHFENYYPELEEKINLYLKEEQEGKKETKKEITNEIIYNELNRIRMILNELSERNRIDSLTGLTSRLWNNIPVSSSEQVKMLAEALSKDIKLDKNK
- a CDS encoding family 10 glycosylhydrolase → MRKPITGVKRAAALLLTSALLTMAAAETESAVEGRGLWIPAWELTSPSAVRSAVIQAAEYRFNAIFVQVRYRGDALYIPHRYTSYYANPEPRSIYMKGQPEDFDPLALAVEEGHAWGLSVHAWVTCFEVTGGFAPQDENHVVNRHPEWVSCDRWGNRMGVGHRAWLDPGIPEVRDYTASVLLDIVSNYDVDGLHLDYVRYEGPDMGFTPIAVSEYWVRTGLDPNPADETWRAWRRDNITEFVDRVQREAREINPEIIVSAAVFADRAGDAYDGVCQDWGRWLEEGLIDLVLPMSYSLKAGVIERQTADAVAHAGDGLVYTGIALGNDSDGSKPLDPAVLRSHIDAVRAAGADGVTIFCYTELKELILSGMTPDDLFTDSAEEPFQEER
- a CDS encoding diaminopropionate ammonia-lyase, which produces MTEIRYYHLNLAKNPAGVAGCHAAQVCVGGDALAFHEKVPGYAPTPLVQLPGLAAELDLASIHVKDEAHRFGTKAFKALGASYAVHRFLEENPGDHVFCTASDGNHGMAVAWSARLFDRKAEVFMPKGTVPARVRRIENLGARVTVVDGDYDAAVRAAARESKKHGWVLVQDTAWEGFSEIPTRIMAGYVTMFRELEDELFPPGGPVVDAVFLQAGVGSWAAAAVAYLAGRYGDRMPKIVCVEPTGADCCLASARAGRRVSLPGAETIMAGLNCGTPSLMAWPILAAGTDLFLALPDDCAREAMRAYYHSKKDDPRVVSGESGAAGLAALLALLRVPELEKPRRFLGLGETSRVLLFNTEGDTDPEGFSKIVGARATSPPETVPRLSR
- the ybeY gene encoding rRNA maturation RNase YbeY; this encodes MSRNYEVLIHDHQKVVWVDPELPRRAAVLTLTLDEAPERSIAVVLFDDVQMARLNETYTGTGETTDVLAFDLQPGEGDEPSGEEPELLGDVFVNVEAAVRQAGEQGHSLGRELAILVAHGVLHLLGYLDADVRGRDGMMAKAVLTADHEWLSAYTKRQGV
- a CDS encoding diacylglycerol kinase, producing the protein MSQSFNNALEGIIYTLKTERNIRVHFLVGVLAIAGSLFLNIDRSDLVLIILSVAFVLVTELINTAVEKALDLMTTAYHPLAKLVKDISAGAVFIAAITAIIVGYLVLFKDLKPHIFSAIRAVKGSPEYVTLISFTLVIVLVILGKVLVGRGAPLHGGMPSGHSAVSFAVFAIVTLVTENPLVSVLVFLLALIIADARIRRGVHTWREIVAGALLGIGMVTLNYWLFLT